The genomic segment taagaacgagcctgctttctactgcatttctatgaactgctcctttacgtatgagtgtgggcgggtcctcgtctggacacggaagctgaagggcacaaatgtgggagaacGCGCTCCCCGTTGTTgtgctgtgaacacattttatggtccaaacaaaactactgcagcatagtatgtgtgcagcacagatgtaaacacagacagcgattacaagcaagacgacaagtacgcactttgcgtccttttatctgtgatatgaactgatacaaagcagcaagttcagccttagggcccaacataattcacagccgtgaaatttgcatcgcttttctcctgtaatacacaccatgcagtgaaataccGGTAGAAAACTTTACCTTGACATGGCAGAGTCAtccccttctgctgctttcatcatgTGTTCTTGGtgcgagaccagctagcttgtggggcccaagttgaacccattttttggCTGAGCACCAAGTGCGTTCATGgtggaaaaaccactgaatggttcaaatactggtaCCGGCACCCCGTCAGTGGAAAAGATTCCATTGTTGTGCATACATCTGTGCAAACCAGCTTGAAGTAAATTTTTGTCTCAGATACTCATATTACCAGTTATTATTGCAAGACCCCAGCTATTTTGTCGACAAGTATTCCAGCTTCCATGCTTGATGCTTTTACCGTGTGTGTTTTGTACAAACAAGGTCTTATAGTGCCCAatctgttgtttttgctttaggTGCAGTAATATCATGAAGGGTGGAGGAAGGGGCAAGGACTCACCTGTTGCAGGGGAGGTCACTGGCAAACGCCCCAAACGCAAATGCTTGCAGTGGCACCCACTTCTTTCCAAAAAGGCTCTTGATTtctctgaggaggaggaggaagaagatgaagaggagctaGGGAAGGTGAGTGGGTTTGTACTACACTACTTTGTTCCTGTATCTCTTTTGTTCAATTGAATATCTGATATGTCAAGTTTTgacataaataagaaaatatgtACAGCATTGTATCAGAGGAATTTATGAATTTTTTGTCAGCAGGCAGGGCTGTGCAACCAGGCCCAGGATTCAGAGATGCAGTGTGGAGTCACAACAGAGGAAGTGGAAGATGACACAAATGAACAGCGGGCACGCCGGCCAATGAATGCCTTCCTACTCTTTTGCAAACGCCACCGCTCACTGGTGCGGCAGGAACACCCTCGCTTGGACAATCGTGGGGCCACTAAGATCCTGGCTGACTGGTGGGCTGTGTTGGAGcccaaagagaaacagaaatacaCTGACATGGCCAAGGAGGTGAGGCTATTTTATGACTCTTTCAAGTTTAtgatatttctgtgttttgttcgACAAGATCACCTACACAAAGTGATAGCACTTTTATGACTTTCTGAAGCTTAAATGCTATCTCCACAATGCTTTCCTTagactataaaaaaaaactacacaaacTACAACCACGGCCCAAATACTTTAACATCCCTGCTTCTCAGCTGATGTGTTTTGCATTAAATGTCCCTGACAAGTTCTGAAGTATCATGTAGCTACTTGTTAGCAACCTTGTTAAGATTTCTGTGACACATAATAGcttgtatgtatatattgtattttatattgtCTGACAAAAGATATCTGAAGCTCGTGTTACCCTTTTTGGGAGTATATTAAAAAATTAGGCCCCATCCTCCAAAGAAGTCAATTATTAAAAAGTTAAGTTGTTAATTTTCATCAAATTTTCTAATTATCAGTAagatatgaaaatataaatattcaaGGTAA from the Archocentrus centrarchus isolate MPI-CPG fArcCen1 unplaced genomic scaffold, fArcCen1 scaffold_166_ctg1, whole genome shotgun sequence genome contains:
- the LOC115775500 gene encoding HMG box transcription factor BBX-like isoform X1; this translates as MKGGGRGKDSPVAGEVTGKRPKRKCLQWHPLLSKKALDFSEEEEEEDEEELGKQAGLCNQAQDSEMQCGVTTEEVEDDTNEQRARRPMNAFLLFCKRHRSLVRQEHPRLDNRGATKILADWWAVLEPKEKQKYTDMAKEVRLFYDSFKFMIFLCFVRQDHLHKVIALL
- the LOC115775500 gene encoding HMG box transcription factor BBX-like isoform X2 yields the protein MKGGGRGKDSPVAGEVTGKRPKRKCLQWHPLLSKKALDFSEEEEEEDEEELGKAGLCNQAQDSEMQCGVTTEEVEDDTNEQRARRPMNAFLLFCKRHRSLVRQEHPRLDNRGATKILADWWAVLEPKEKQKYTDMAKEVRLFYDSFKFMIFLCFVRQDHLHKVIALL